One Gordonia pseudamarae genomic window, TCCGGATGAAGGACGACGTGGTGGTCGGCAACCAGTCGCAGGCCGCGATCAAGACCGAAACCGTACTCGGGCGCCGCAATCTGACGATCATCCCGCACGGCGGCGACCTCCTACGGCCCGGCGACACGATCCCGATCGGGCAGACATCCGCGCCGTACTCGCTGCAGGACGCGCTCGACACGACGTCGGCCAAGCTGCAAGACACCGATACCGACCAGCTCAACGAGGCGCTGCGCACCCTCACCGAGACATTTGCCGAGACCCCGGCGCAGGTGCGCGGCGCGGTCGACGGTGTCGCGCGGCTGTCCAAGGCGGTCAACGACCGCGACACCGCGCTGCGGCAACTGCTCACCAAGGCCGACAGCGTCTCGTCGGTGGTGGCGACCCGCAACAAGCAGATCGACACCCTGCTGATCGACGCGAACAGCCTCCTCGGCGAGGTGCAGATCCGGCGGGCGGCCCTGGGCCGGCTGATCACCGGGACCCGAGATCTGACCCGGCAGTTGAGCGGATTCATCGCCGACAACAACGAACAGCTCAAGCCCGTGCAGGAAAAGCTGCGGCGGGTGCTGACGATCCTCACCGACAAGGAGAAGGACCTGAAGCAGACGATCGACAGGCTCGGCCCGTACGCCAACTCGCTCGGTGAGGCCGTCGCGTCGGGACCGAACTTCGACTCGCTCGTGGGCATCCCCACCTTCGGTGACTACACCTCGGTGTTCATGAAGGTGCTGCAACGCAAATACCCGCAGGCCTTCGACAGTTTCCTGAAGTACACGCAGTTCCCGCCGCTGCCGTCGAACTGGACTCTGGCGCCGCCGAAGGGCAGTGACCCGCCGCGCCCGGCGGCTCCGTCACCGACCTACCCGACGCCCGCCCCGCCGACCGACACCGCCACGAGCGAGCCACCGGCCGCCACGATGAGCCCACGGCAGGGAGGCTGACGATGATGAGCATCAATACGCGGGTCGTCGTCAGGATCGTGGCGATCGCGGTGGCGGTGGCCGCGGTCGCGGTGATCGCGCTCGGCGGATACCGATGGTTCAAGGCGGCCACCACCAACACCTACACCGCCTATTTCCCGGTGGCGTCCGGTCTCTACAAGGGTGATCCGGTGCGCGTGCTCGGTGTCAATGCGGGCACCGTCGACGCCATCACACCACGCCGGGGCGATGTGAAGGTGGTGCTGCGGGTCGACAAGGACATCGACATCCCGAAGGACGTGACTGCGGTCATCGTCGCCCAGAGCCTGGTGACCGGCAGGTTCGTCCAGCTCACCCCGGTGTACGAGTCCGGGGACAGGTTGGCCGACAACGAGGTGATCCCGATGGAACGCACCGCGGTCCCGATGGAATGGGACGACATCAAGGCGCAGCTGACCAGACTGAGCGAGTCGCTCGGACCGCAGACCGACGGTGCGGCCGACGGACCGGTCGATCGGGGAGCGGCCGCGGAGGCGGTGGAGGTGCTGAACGAGAACCTGTCCGGCAACGGCCAGGCCGTCCGGCGGTCGATCACCGAGATGTCCGACCTGATGGGCACCCTGTCGGCGAGCCGCGGCGACCTGTTCAGCACGGTGCGCAACCTGCAGAAACTGACCGAGGCACTGTCGCAGAGCCATGAGGAACTCGTGCAGTTCAACGGCCGGATCGCGTCGGTGAGCCAGGTGCTGTCGGCCAACGCCACCGAACTCGGCGAGGCGCTGCACGGGCTCAACTCGGCTGTCACCGACGTGCAGGCGTTCATCGACCGCAACGGCACCGAACTCACCGAGTCGGTGAGCAAACTGGCCGACGTCACCAAGATCGTCGCCGACAAGGACGAACAATTGCGCGGACTGCTGCATTCGGCACCCAACCAACTGGCCAACTTCCAGAACATCTACAACCCGCTGACCGGATCGTTGTCGGGGGTGTTCGGTCTGGGGATGGGTGCCAACCTGATCACCCTGCTGTGCGGCACCATGGATTCCGCCGCACGGCCGGGCACCGGGGAGGCCGATGTCGAACATTGTGTCGACGTGCTGGCGCCGGTGCTGTCGTCGATCTCGATGAACTATCCACCGTTCCTGATGAATCCGGTGTCGGCGGCCACCGCCACACCGAATCAGATCGTGTATCAGAACAACGATGTGAAGGCGCGCGCCAAGGCCGGGGTGAACCGGCTGGACCAGCAGACGCGCAAACACAATCGGGGCAGTCCGCTGGCCGATCTGCTCGTACCGTTCGGGGCGGCGGGATGAGCGCGCGCGCGATCGCCGCCACCGCGCTCGCACTGACGGTCGCGGCCACGGCGGCGGGATGTTCGTTCGACGGGGTCGGTTCGTTGCCGGTGCCCGGCGCCGAGGGCACCGACGCGGGCTCGTACACCATCAGCGCGGTCGTGCCGTCGGCGTCGGGGCTGGTCAACAACGCCCCGGTGCACCTGGACGACTCCACCGTCGGCAGCATCGGCACGATGAGGGTCGCCGACGACTGGAACGCCGAACTCACGATCCGGCTCAATCGCGGGGTGAAGGTGCCCCGGGGATCGCATGTGATGGTGGCGATGACCAGCGTCCTGGGGTCCTCTCACCTGGAGATCGTGCAGCCCGACAGACCCGCGGGCGGATACTTGACGGCGGGGGAGCGGATTCCGCTCACCAAATGCCCCGAACAGGCCAACATCATCACCGACCCGTCGGTGCCGCAGGTTCCCGACATCAACGTCGCTCAGCAGGTGGCGATGTGTTCGTACCCGTCCACCGAGCAGGTGCTCAGCTCGCTGTCGGTGGTGCTCAACGGCGGTGGGCTCAGCCAGCTCGGCGACATCGTGCACGAGATGAGCGCCATGCTCGGTGACCGGGGGGCGGCGCTGAGCAAGCTGATCCCGCGCCTGGACCGGTTGGTGGGCGAGCTGGACGGGCAGCGTGAGAACATCATCGCCGCCACGCAGGGGCTGGACCGGCTGGCGTCGGCGGTCAACGACCAGTCACCCACCCTGCGCCAGGCGCTGCGCGACAGCCCGAAGATCCTGCGACTGCTCACCGATCAGCGGCAGCATTTCACCGACACCCTCGGCGCGATGGCGACGCTGTCGAACACCGCCAACCGGATCCTCAAGGCCAACAGTGACGACATCACGACCATCGTCGGCAATCTCGAACCGGCGATCGACCAACTGCAGCGGACCGGTCCGGCCCTGACGCAGTCCCTGAACATTCTGCTGACCTTCCCGTTCTATGAGCCGACGATCCCCACGATCATCAAGGGCGACTATGTCAATTCCGATCTCGTGCTGGACCTGACACCCTCGCGCCTGAACAAGTCGATGTTCGCCACGGCCAGATTCATCGGGCCCGAAGGCATGGTGGGCACACCGGCCTCCGGCGCCAAACGAGGCCTGAACCCGTTCACCGCTCCGCTGGATCGGGGTGAGGGCTGATGCGGATCACCCGTTTCGTTCGTACCCAGTTGATCATCTTCGCCGTCGTGACCGTGATCGCCGTCGTGTCGATGGCGATCTACTACATCCGGATACCGTCGATGTTCGGTGTCGGCAGCTACCGGGTGACGCTCAATCTGCCCACCACCGGCGGTCTCTATCAGAACGCCAATGTCGCATATCGCGGTGTCAATGTCGGCAAGGTCACGTCGGTGCGGCTGACCAGCGAGGGCGTGGCCGCGACCCTCGTCATCGACAGCGACGCCAAGATCCCGGAGACGATGCCCGCCGCGGTGCGCAGCATGTCGGCGATCGGCGAACAGTACGTCGCGTTCGCCCCCGCGAAGACCGAGAACGGCGCCCGCGATACGTCCGGGCAGGAGCCGGGAACGGGCAATCTGCGTGACGGATCGGTGGTGACCAGCGACGACGTGCCGGTGGAGATCTCGGCGATGCTCGATCAGGCGGACGCGCTGCTCGACAACATCGGCAGCAGCGAGTTGCGGACGCTGATCGACGAGTCGTTCACCGCCTTCAACGGCACCGGCGAACAACTCCAGCGGCTGCTCGATTCGATGACGCTGTTCGTCGACGAGGCCGACAAGAACTCGCAGCCGATCGTCGATCTCATCGACCAGACCGGTCCGCTGCTGCGGACCCAGTCACGCACCACCGACCAGATCCGGGCCTGGACCCGCGACGTCACCGTGGTCACCGACCGTGTGCGGGCGAGCCGACCGGAGATCACCGAGATCCTGCGCCACGGCCCGGGTGTGGCCGATCAGAGCCGACAACTGTTCGCCTCACTGGACCAGTCGTACCCGCTGCTGGTGTCCAACCTCGGCGTGATCGCGCGTACCCAGGCCGTGTATCTGCCCAATATGCGCCAGATTGTGACGATCTACCCGCGCCTCATGGGGTCGCTGATCACCGCGCTGAACACCGGATCCACCCGATACGGCGCCAACGTGAACTTCGCGCTGGGTTTTCAGGATCGTCCGCCGTGCACCATCGGCTACCTGCCGAAGGACCAGTGGCGGTTCTCGTCGGAGCAGGTGGCGCGCGAACTGCCCTCGGGCATGCTGTGCCGGGTACCGCAGAACTCCAACCTGGCGGTGCGCGGAGCGCGTAACTATCCGTGCGTCGAGTTCCCGGGTCGGCGTGCGCCGACGCCGGCCGAATGCCGGACCGGCTACACACCGGCCCCCGGCAGCAACGACGCCTTCCGTAGCAGCGACATCAAGATCGGTCCGGCGTCGGTGCAGGGTGAGGTGGTGCCGGGCACGCCGTCGAACACGTCCGATGAGCCGGCCGTTTACACCACCGCCTACGATCCGGTGTCAGGGGATTTCATCGGCCCGGACGGTAAGACGTACAACGCGGGAACGGGACAGCAGAAGCCAGGAGGAAGCGCCGCCACATGGCAGAGCCTGATCAGCCGGACAGTGAATCCGTGACGCCGCCGGCATCGGAATCCGTGACGCCGCCGGCATCGGAATCCGTGACGCCGCAGGCATCGCCGGTGCGTCCTGTCCGCAGTGCTCCGCTGCGTCGGGGTGCGAAGAAGCGGCCGCCGGTGCCGACGGCCCGCCCCGGGGAGCGGGATTCGACCGATTCCCCGGATACGGCCGAGGCACCCGACGCGGCAGATGCCACCGATGCGACGGACGCCACCGATGTTGCCGGCGTCTTGGAAACGACCGACGCGCCCGAATCCGACAATGCCGAAGAAGACAAGGCCGAGCCGGGTAAGGCCGAGCCGGACAAGGCCGAGCCGGACAAGGCCGAAGAAGACACGGCCGAAGAAGCGGACGGTGCCGGCGCGGAGCCGACGGCGGCACAGCCCGGCGCCGTGGAGCCCGAACCCTCCGAGGTGGAGCGTTCTCTCGGCTACCGGGAACGCCGCCGGGGCCGGACCCGGCCGTCGCCACCGGCCGGGGCGAGCGCGCCGGTCGCCTTCCGCGGCCGGCGGATCGCGCCTGTGCGCGCGATCGTCGTGGCATCGGCCGTGGCCGTCATCGTGGCCTGCACGGTCGTGGCGGTGGTCGCGGGTCTGGGCATCGAGCGCCAGAACACCAAGGACCGGCTGCGTGCGGAATATTCGGACTTCGCCTCGCAGGTCATCGTCAATCTCACCAGCTTCAGCCCGAAGACCACCGACAACGCGCTCAGAACGCTCGAGCGGCAGACCAGCGGGCGCGCCAAGACACAGATCTCCGAATCCATCGAGCAGGTGACGAGCCTGGTCAAGTCCACCAACGTGGAAACCCGGACCACCGTGCTGTCGTCGGCTGTCACCAAGGCCACCGACGACGAGGGGTCGGTGATCATGGTGTACGGCTGGGAACAACGATCCCTCGACGGCAAGACCGAACCGGAGTATCAGACCTTCCGCTGGCGCGTCGACGTGACGCGGATCAACGGCGAACTCAAGATGACCAACTTCGAATGGGTGACCTAGATGGCCGATGAGTCGACTCTGACCGAGCGGCTGGGCCTCGACGGTCGGTCCGGCCGGGTGATCGCCGCGGTACTGGCGTTGTTGCTGGTGGTATCGGCGGCCGCGGCCGTGGTGCTGGGCGTGCGTTTTCTGGGGGTTCGTGCCGAGGAGCAGGCACGCGACTCGGCACTGTCGGCGGCCAGAGACTATGTGACCACGATGTTCGGGTACACGCCGGACAATGTTGCCGAACATGTCGAACGGTCGAAGAAGATGGTGACCGGGGATGCCCGGGCGCAGTACGAGAAGATCATCGCCGACACCGATCTGGTTGCCCAGGTGGGCAAACAGAGGATCATCTCGGAGGTGATCATCCAGGATGCGGGAGTGGTCACCAACACCCGCGACACCGCGACGGTGCTGCTGTTCATCAACCAGTCGGTCACCCGCGGCGGCAACGAACTGGTGCAGATCAATCCGAGTCGGCTCACCTACTCGATGCGAAAGGACGACGGGAGGTGGCTGATCAATTCGATCGACGTCATCACCGACGACTCCTTCCGCGGCAAGGTGCAGGTGACATCGTCGGTACCATCCGGCGCCACCCCCATCCCCGGACTGAGCGCCGCCCCGACAACAGAGGCGACACCGGGCGGGTCCACCCCGGCTCAACCCAGTACGTCGGCCCCACCCAGTACGTCGGCCCAGCCCAGTACATCCGGGGAAGTCCCGTCCCCCGTTGGGTGACCGGCCGCGTTCGACCACCGCAGAGGCCACTACTACGATGGTCCGGGTGCCGCCCCGTCAACGATTGACTCCCGAGGAACGTCGATCGTTCCTGCTCGATGTGGGCGTGCGGGTGTTCAGCGAGCGGCCGTTCGAGGAGACCTCGATGGAGGACATCGCCACCGAGGCGGGGGTGTCGCGACGCCTCCTGTACCACTACTTTCCCACCAAGGCCGAATACTTCGGGGCGATCTGGCAGCGCGTGCATGTGCACCTGCGTCAGGTGGTGAGCGCCGCGGAGGCGCCGACGGTGCGTGACCGGGTGGAGGCGGCGCTGGTGGCCTACATCGATTTCTTCCAGGAGCATCTGCCGTTGGTGTTGATCTCCAACCGCAGTTCGATCGCGTCCGATCCCGCCGTGCGCAATCCGGTCAACCAGAACTTTGATGCGTTGTGCGCGGGATTTCTCGACGCGGCCGGTGTGTGCGACGAGGGCCGGGCGGCCGCCGAGGTCGGCTTCGCCGGCTGGATCGTGTACGTGCGGGAGGTGGCGTTGGCCGCGCTGGTCGACGGGCGGATCTCGCTGTCGGCCTGTCACGAGATGTGTATGGGCGTGCTCGACGCGGCGGTCGGCACCCAGGTCGATCTGCGGGTGCCGCCGAGGGATGCACTCTGTTCTCGTGCCCCCGTTTCTCCCGGCACGGCTTCTCACGCCACGTCGGCGGCCACGGGTGAAGTGAGCGTGTAGTCGCCCGAGCGGGCCACCTCCTGGATCACCGAGCACAGGTGTGCGAAGTACCGCTGCACCTGGTGCTGCGCGTACGGCGTTCCCGGAGTCTGGCTGCCGAGGTAGAGGCGGCGGTGGTCACGATTGATCCAGAGGGAGGCATTCGCGGTGCGCCCCTCACCGGTGAAGATGACGCCCTGTTCGTAGCCGGTGTTCCCGGCGGCGGGGAACCTCCGGAAGTCGATGTACGAAAGAAGATTCGGTGTCGACGCCAATGAGGCCGGTGTGGCCCCGGCCGCGATCAGTGCGCCGAACGCGGCCTGTACCGGAACTCCGGCAAGCGGTTTGGCCGCCTGGTAGCCGGTGTCGGCGGCGGCGAGAAGTTCGGTGAACGTGGCGGCGCCCGAGATCGGGAACGTGACTGGTGCGAACGCCGCGAACCACCCCTGCGCGGAGGCGAATCGCGGTGCGGCCGACCTCGTGTTGAACACGGTCATGCCGTAATAGTCGGTGCGCCCGGCCAGCTCGGCGTCGGTCGCGGCAAGCGCCGCGTAGATTCCGGTGAGAAGGCGTGATCCCGCGCTGCGGCAAGCCGATTCGAAACGGCCGATGTCCTCGCCGGTGAGGATGGTGACCTCGATCGGTACGACGGGTGCCGTTTCACCCGGGGCCAGCCCCAGATCGAGTGGGAATGTCGGCAATGAGCGGTCGTTGTCGGCGAAAACCTTTGTCAGCCTGTCCAACTCGTCGGAGCCGGACAGGTGATGGGCCGCCAGCGCGGCCTCGGCCCCGGCGTAGTCGAGGTATCCGCCTGCGTCCCGGGTGCCGGCCCCGTCGGTTGCGGGCCCGGTGTCCGCGCCCTGGCGGGACCCACCGAGCTCGGTGTAGACATCGATGATCTCGGTGAGCGCGAATGCCTGTGAGGCACCGTCGGACAAGGCGTGATCACAGCCGAAGAACAGGGTGAAGCTGCCGGGTCTGCGGAGGGCGCCGAACGCGAAGCCCGGGTAGGAGGTACTGATGGCTTCGGCGCTGAATCTGCCGGCGATGTGCTGTTGGAACTGTTCGTCGGTGTCGATCTCTTCGACCGCGTGCACGGCGAAGGAGACGTCGTCGGCGTCGACGAGGTGCGCGGCTACGTGCCGGTCGTCGGTCTCGAACCAGGTGCGCAACGCGCTGTGCCTGCGGACGAAGATGTCGAGTGCCCGCGTCATCCGCTGCTCATCGAGGTCGCCGTCAACCTCGGTGCCCGACCCCAGGTAGGCGTGGTGCGGGGTGCCCGCGGTGCGGGCGGCGGCGCAGCCGCGAACGTGGTTCTCCACGAGAAATGTCAGCGGGCCCGTGTAGACGGGGGCCTGTCCGGCGGCGGCAGAGGAGGTTGCGGTGGGCAGCCAGCTCAGTGCCTGGCCGGGCCGAGGGGCGAATGATTCCATAGCGGTGATTCTCAACGAGGACTCCTTGGGTGAGGGAATGCGCGGTGCGGGACGGGAGGAAAGGTGCCGGTCAGGCGGGAAGTCGGTGCGCGGTGAGGCTGTCCAGGCGCAGCCCCATGCCGTCGGTGGTCACCCGCGAGATGATCGACACCGCGGTGTCGACGAAGTCGCTGATCGCGGTCGCGGCCGCGCGGTTGCCCGGGTGCCGGGTGGATACGGTGATCCCGTCGGGGGATCGGGCCACCCACAGGTACACCTCCCGGTCCGATTCGGTCCGGCCGCGCACTGTCCGGGCCTTCATCAGGGGCCAGTCGGCAGCCCCGGGAACGTACCGGACATCAAGATAGGAGATGACGAACTCGGGCACCGCCGAGCAGCCGATCAGTTCGGCGATCCGCGGGTAGGGGTAGCGCGAGACGGCCTTGGCCGCCTCGATCGCGAGTACTGTCACATCCATTGCCTCGGCGAATGTCTCGGCCGAATCCAGGTCGATGTCGAGGGGACCGAGGCCGACGAACCAGCCGATTGCATCGACGTACTCGGGTCGGTGCCGGGTGTGCATCGGCATCGCCGCCCGCATCCGCCGCTCACCGGTCACCGCCCGGTGGGCCAGCGCCAGTGCCGTGATGACCGTGGTCTGCATGGAATGGCCGGCCGCGCGGCAGAGCTGGTTCACCTCGGCGGCCGAGTCCGCAGTCATCACGAATTCCGACCGTCCGGGCTGTGCGGCGGTGTCGTGTTCGTCCGGCATGCCCAGGTGTGGTTGTGCCGACGCCAGACCGAAGGCGGGGAACTGCCACCCCGATGCGGCCAGAAAGCCGCGCCAGTGGGTGACGGCCGGGTGCATCGGGGTCAGTTCGGCACCCATTGTGTGGTCGTGGACCCCGTAGTCGAGGTGACTTCCGGTGCCTGGCAGGGCGGCGTCGGTGCCGTCGGCCTCGGCGAGGTAGAGGCTGCGGATCTCGTGCATCGCGACCAGCAGCGAATACGCGTCGACGACACAGTGGTCGGCGGCGAGCACCACCGCGAAGCGGCCCGGGCCGCCGGCCCCCGCTTCCAGGTCGGTGATGGTGACCGTGCGGTAGTGGGGCCACACCAGCGGTGACAGATCGCGGTCGAACAGGCGTGCCAGATGCGGTCCGATCGCCTCCTCGGTCAGTCTGCCGACGGCGTGCGAACCGATCGCGACCGCTTCGGCCGGGTGGGTGTGGCGGCGGGACAGGCGCCCGGTATGCGTGTCCGGACCGGGGAGACAGCCGCCGGGGCCGACGGGGGAACTGTCCACCACGACGGTGCTGCGCAGTACCTCGTGTCGTGCGGTCCACAGCCGCAGGGTGGTTTCGAACGCGACGGGATCGTAGCGGCGGTCGATCTCGAAGACCGATCCCAGCCATGAGTTTCCGGCCTCGTCGCCCACGCTGCGCCGCAGGTGCAGATCGTGGTCAAAGGTGGCCGGACGAAGGTCGATCGCCCATTCCGATTCGGGCGTCACAGTGTACGGGGACCATTCGGTGACGGTTCCGGCGGGCAGCGGATAGTCCGACAATTCGGTGAATTTCATTGCAGTGATGAGACTTTCCGGTCGGTAGTGATTCGGTGCGGGTGACGTCGGCAGTGACGCCGCGAGGAGATGGCTCGGGCGTCGCCGTCGGCGCACCTGCGAGACCCTGTGTCGGGGTGCCGGGAAGATCCGCGACGAATAGTAAGCAGAGACACCCGAGTGACACCAGCGCTATCCGACAGTGTTGTTCGTCACCCTTACGAGTTCGTCGAGTGCGATTTACGCCGAAAATCCCGTATCCGCCAGTGACATTCGTGTTACGTCGAGGTTAGAAGGGGTCGAGATTTCGCCTAATCACCCAGGTGGTGAGGTGTGAGCCATCCGGGTCCGAATACCTGCCCGGGCTGTCCGCCGGTGACTTCGGCAAGACCCGAAAGGACCAAAAGACCCTTGCTAGATTGCGGATATCGAAGAACGCGCCTACCTTGGTCACCGTGTCGGGGGACGTGGTGGTCCTGCAACTGTGGTGCGGTGTCATCGAAATGATGCACCGTGTCCTGATGAAAGGATAATCATGTCTCATACCAGGGCGGCGGGATCGCCGCCGGCGATCGAGGCCTCCGGTCTCACCAAGATGTTCGGTAGGGCCGAAAAGCGCACCACAGCAGTCGATCATGTCGATCTGGTGGTGCCCGCCGGAGGTGTCTACGCGGTACTGGGAACCAACGGTGCGGGCAAGACCACCACGGTCCGAATGCTCGCCACGTTGCTGCGTCCGGACGCCGGCAGCGCCCGTATCTTCGGTGCCGACGTCGTGCGCCGGGCCACGTCGGTGCGGGCGATGATCGGAGTCACCGGACAGTACGCGTCGGTGGACGAAGATCTCACCGCCACAGAGAATCTCGTGGTTTTCGGGCGGCTGGTGGGCGCATCCAGGAGCGCCGCCCGCGCCCGCGCGCACGAACTGCTCGAAGAGTTCGGCCTCACCGGCGCGGCGGACCGCCCGATCCGGCAGTTCTCCGGCGGAATGCGCCGCCGGCTCGACTTGGCCGCGTCGATGATCACCCGTCCGCGGCTGCTGTTCCTCGACGAACCGACCACCGGTCTGGACCCGCGCACCCGCGCCCAGATGTGGAACACCGTAAGAAGATTGGTCTCCGACGGTTCCACCGTCCTGCTGACCACCCAATACCTCGACGAGGCGGACGAACTCGCCGACCACGTCGCGGTCATGGATCGCGGCAAGGTAGTCGCCGACGGCACCACCGACGAACTCAAGGCCAAGGTCGGCGACACCCGCGCGGTGATCGGTATCGCCGACGCCGACAGGCTCGCCGACGCCGGTGCGGTCTGCTCGGCGTTCGCCTCGGCCGAAGTGATCGTCGCCGACCCCGATCTGCGGGTGGTGGTGCCCATGCCCGATGTCGACAGACTTCCGGAACTCCTTCTCGCGCTGCGTGAGCGTTCCATCGCC contains:
- a CDS encoding MCE family protein, which codes for MSINTRVVVRIVAIAVAVAAVAVIALGGYRWFKAATTNTYTAYFPVASGLYKGDPVRVLGVNAGTVDAITPRRGDVKVVLRVDKDIDIPKDVTAVIVAQSLVTGRFVQLTPVYESGDRLADNEVIPMERTAVPMEWDDIKAQLTRLSESLGPQTDGAADGPVDRGAAAEAVEVLNENLSGNGQAVRRSITEMSDLMGTLSASRGDLFSTVRNLQKLTEALSQSHEELVQFNGRIASVSQVLSANATELGEALHGLNSAVTDVQAFIDRNGTELTESVSKLADVTKIVADKDEQLRGLLHSAPNQLANFQNIYNPLTGSLSGVFGLGMGANLITLLCGTMDSAARPGTGEADVEHCVDVLAPVLSSISMNYPPFLMNPVSAATATPNQIVYQNNDVKARAKAGVNRLDQQTRKHNRGSPLADLLVPFGAAG
- a CDS encoding MCE family protein, encoding MTENNKREGLFTAHRSESDDADVARVHKRGGRGRAAVGAIGIIVVTLVVVSAMQMDKLPYLSPVSTYSAYFDDAGGLSNGDVVMVSGVEVGAVEGIALAKTGNGTKVKVSFRMKDDVVVGNQSQAAIKTETVLGRRNLTIIPHGGDLLRPGDTIPIGQTSAPYSLQDALDTTSAKLQDTDTDQLNEALRTLTETFAETPAQVRGAVDGVARLSKAVNDRDTALRQLLTKADSVSSVVATRNKQIDTLLIDANSLLGEVQIRRAALGRLITGTRDLTRQLSGFIADNNEQLKPVQEKLRRVLTILTDKEKDLKQTIDRLGPYANSLGEAVASGPNFDSLVGIPTFGDYTSVFMKVLQRKYPQAFDSFLKYTQFPPLPSNWTLAPPKGSDPPRPAAPSPTYPTPAPPTDTATSEPPAATMSPRQGG
- a CDS encoding TetR/AcrR family transcriptional regulator, whose translation is MVRVPPRQRLTPEERRSFLLDVGVRVFSERPFEETSMEDIATEAGVSRRLLYHYFPTKAEYFGAIWQRVHVHLRQVVSAAEAPTVRDRVEAALVAYIDFFQEHLPLVLISNRSSIASDPAVRNPVNQNFDALCAGFLDAAGVCDEGRAAAEVGFAGWIVYVREVALAALVDGRISLSACHEMCMGVLDAAVGTQVDLRVPPRDALCSRAPVSPGTASHATSAATGEVSV
- a CDS encoding condensation domain-containing protein produces the protein MKFTELSDYPLPAGTVTEWSPYTVTPESEWAIDLRPATFDHDLHLRRSVGDEAGNSWLGSVFEIDRRYDPVAFETTLRLWTARHEVLRSTVVVDSSPVGPGGCLPGPDTHTGRLSRRHTHPAEAVAIGSHAVGRLTEEAIGPHLARLFDRDLSPLVWPHYRTVTITDLEAGAGGPGRFAVVLAADHCVVDAYSLLVAMHEIRSLYLAEADGTDAALPGTGSHLDYGVHDHTMGAELTPMHPAVTHWRGFLAASGWQFPAFGLASAQPHLGMPDEHDTAAQPGRSEFVMTADSAAEVNQLCRAAGHSMQTTVITALALAHRAVTGERRMRAAMPMHTRHRPEYVDAIGWFVGLGPLDIDLDSAETFAEAMDVTVLAIEAAKAVSRYPYPRIAELIGCSAVPEFVISYLDVRYVPGAADWPLMKARTVRGRTESDREVYLWVARSPDGITVSTRHPGNRAAATAISDFVDTAVSIISRVTTDGMGLRLDSLTAHRLPA
- a CDS encoding ATP-binding cassette domain-containing protein, which encodes MSHTRAAGSPPAIEASGLTKMFGRAEKRTTAVDHVDLVVPAGGVYAVLGTNGAGKTTTVRMLATLLRPDAGSARIFGADVVRRATSVRAMIGVTGQYASVDEDLTATENLVVFGRLVGASRSAARARAHELLEEFGLTGAADRPIRQFSGGMRRRLDLAASMITRPRLLFLDEPTTGLDPRTRAQMWNTVRRLVSDGSTVLLTTQYLDEADELADHVAVMDRGKVVADGTTDELKAKVGDTRAVIGIADADRLADAGAVCSAFASAEVIVADPDLRVVVPMPDVDRLPELLLALRERSIAFTAVNVEKPSLDEVFFELTDGGSGTGEAA
- a CDS encoding MCE family protein; this encodes MSARAIAATALALTVAATAAGCSFDGVGSLPVPGAEGTDAGSYTISAVVPSASGLVNNAPVHLDDSTVGSIGTMRVADDWNAELTIRLNRGVKVPRGSHVMVAMTSVLGSSHLEIVQPDRPAGGYLTAGERIPLTKCPEQANIITDPSVPQVPDINVAQQVAMCSYPSTEQVLSSLSVVLNGGGLSQLGDIVHEMSAMLGDRGAALSKLIPRLDRLVGELDGQRENIIAATQGLDRLASAVNDQSPTLRQALRDSPKILRLLTDQRQHFTDTLGAMATLSNTANRILKANSDDITTIVGNLEPAIDQLQRTGPALTQSLNILLTFPFYEPTIPTIIKGDYVNSDLVLDLTPSRLNKSMFATARFIGPEGMVGTPASGAKRGLNPFTAPLDRGEG
- a CDS encoding MCE family protein; the protein is MRITRFVRTQLIIFAVVTVIAVVSMAIYYIRIPSMFGVGSYRVTLNLPTTGGLYQNANVAYRGVNVGKVTSVRLTSEGVAATLVIDSDAKIPETMPAAVRSMSAIGEQYVAFAPAKTENGARDTSGQEPGTGNLRDGSVVTSDDVPVEISAMLDQADALLDNIGSSELRTLIDESFTAFNGTGEQLQRLLDSMTLFVDEADKNSQPIVDLIDQTGPLLRTQSRTTDQIRAWTRDVTVVTDRVRASRPEITEILRHGPGVADQSRQLFASLDQSYPLLVSNLGVIARTQAVYLPNMRQIVTIYPRLMGSLITALNTGSTRYGANVNFALGFQDRPPCTIGYLPKDQWRFSSEQVARELPSGMLCRVPQNSNLAVRGARNYPCVEFPGRRAPTPAECRTGYTPAPGSNDAFRSSDIKIGPASVQGEVVPGTPSNTSDEPAVYTTAYDPVSGDFIGPDGKTYNAGTGQQKPGGSAATWQSLISRTVNP
- a CDS encoding condensation domain-containing protein, whose translation is MRITAMESFAPRPGQALSWLPTATSSAAAGQAPVYTGPLTFLVENHVRGCAAARTAGTPHHAYLGSGTEVDGDLDEQRMTRALDIFVRRHSALRTWFETDDRHVAAHLVDADDVSFAVHAVEEIDTDEQFQQHIAGRFSAEAISTSYPGFAFGALRRPGSFTLFFGCDHALSDGASQAFALTEIIDVYTELGGSRQGADTGPATDGAGTRDAGGYLDYAGAEAALAAHHLSGSDELDRLTKVFADNDRSLPTFPLDLGLAPGETAPVVPIEVTILTGEDIGRFESACRSAGSRLLTGIYAALAATDAELAGRTDYYGMTVFNTRSAAPRFASAQGWFAAFAPVTFPISGAATFTELLAAADTGYQAAKPLAGVPVQAAFGALIAAGATPASLASTPNLLSYIDFRRFPAAGNTGYEQGVIFTGEGRTANASLWINRDHRRLYLGSQTPGTPYAQHQVQRYFAHLCSVIQEVARSGDYTLTSPVAADVA